A DNA window from Akkermansiaceae bacterium contains the following coding sequences:
- a CDS encoding NUDIX domain-containing protein: protein MSPYYQRLRETIGTELLLIPAVAAVIHDDGGRLLLQEKHDGSWSLPAGAIEPGETPEEAVIREVREETGLSCTQSTVFRVLGGPEFRHTYPNGDEVEYVIVLFRCRVSENGSAPTDPGETRSLAWFTREDFPGLALPYDMDLLFPEAP, encoded by the coding sequence ATGTCACCTTATTACCAGCGGCTGCGCGAAACCATCGGCACAGAGTTGCTGCTCATCCCGGCGGTGGCGGCCGTGATCCATGACGATGGCGGCCGGCTACTGCTCCAGGAGAAGCACGATGGCTCGTGGAGCCTGCCAGCGGGTGCGATCGAACCCGGGGAGACACCGGAAGAAGCGGTCATCCGGGAGGTGAGGGAGGAAACCGGACTTTCCTGCACGCAATCCACCGTATTCCGCGTGCTCGGCGGGCCGGAATTCCGCCATACCTATCCGAACGGGGACGAGGTGGAATATGTCATCGTCCTTTTCCGCTGCCGGGTTTCGGAAAACGGCTCCGCACCCACCGATCCCGGTGAAACCCGCAGTCTGGCCTGGTTTACACGGGAGGATTTCCCGGGACTGGCACTGCCCTATGACATGGATCTTCTCTTTCCGGAGGCTCCTTAG
- a CDS encoding KamA family radical SAM protein, producing the protein MMRPTDFDPAFISHAPGYWTGEDTEKWDDYKWQLRNRINTLSDLESRINLTDIERAGVLLAGNKLAMSITPHFFNLIDKDDPDCPIRRQIIPRIEEGWTAPEELSDPCGEDSHMPVPGLVHRYPDRVLFLVTDRCASYCRYCTRSRVVSGVGEQHLEMNWEAAFKYLEAHTEVRDVLLSGGDPLLLTDSILDRLLTRLRSIPHIQFVRIGSRIPIFLPQRITPELCAMLRKHHPLFISIHTNHPRELTTEVREGLGRLADAGIPMGNQSVLLRGVNDSVEVQKALVHKLLMCRVRPYYLYQCDLITGSSHLRTSVAEGVAIIDGLRGHTTGYAIPQYVIDGPGGGGKIPINPNYVVETAPGKVTLRNYEGGIFEYPDPTPIGELMLEKLHEKALGGYAS; encoded by the coding sequence ATGATGCGACCCACCGACTTCGATCCAGCCTTCATTTCCCATGCGCCCGGCTACTGGACCGGTGAGGACACGGAAAAATGGGACGACTACAAGTGGCAGCTCCGCAACCGGATCAACACGCTGTCCGACCTGGAGTCCCGCATCAACCTGACGGACATCGAGCGGGCGGGCGTGCTGCTGGCCGGGAACAAGCTGGCGATGTCCATCACGCCGCACTTTTTCAACCTGATCGACAAGGACGATCCGGACTGCCCCATCCGCCGCCAGATCATCCCGCGCATCGAGGAAGGCTGGACCGCACCGGAGGAACTGTCCGATCCGTGCGGGGAGGACTCCCACATGCCGGTGCCCGGGCTGGTCCACCGCTATCCGGACCGTGTGCTGTTCCTGGTGACGGACCGCTGCGCGTCCTACTGCCGCTACTGCACCCGCTCCCGCGTGGTGTCCGGCGTGGGTGAGCAGCACCTGGAGATGAATTGGGAAGCCGCGTTCAAGTATCTGGAGGCCCACACGGAGGTGCGGGACGTGCTGCTTTCCGGCGGGGATCCCCTGCTGCTCACCGACAGCATCCTCGACCGGCTGCTGACCCGGCTGCGCTCCATCCCGCACATCCAGTTCGTCCGCATCGGCTCACGCATCCCCATTTTTCTGCCCCAGCGCATCACTCCGGAGCTGTGCGCCATGCTGCGGAAGCATCACCCCCTCTTCATCTCCATCCACACGAACCATCCGCGCGAGCTGACCACGGAGGTGCGCGAGGGCCTCGGCCGTCTGGCGGACGCGGGCATCCCGATGGGGAACCAGAGCGTGCTGCTGCGCGGGGTGAACGACTCCGTGGAAGTGCAGAAAGCGCTCGTCCACAAGCTGCTGATGTGCCGGGTGCGACCGTACTACCTTTACCAGTGCGACCTCATCACCGGCTCCTCCCACCTCCGCACCTCGGTGGCGGAAGGCGTGGCGATCATCGACGGTCTGCGCGGCCACACCACCGGCTACGCCATCCCGCAGTATGTCATCGACGGCCCCGGCGGCGGCGGAAAGATCCCGATCAACCCGAACTACGTCGTGGAGACGGCTCCCGGCAAGGTCACCCTGCGGAACTATGAGGGCGGGATCTTCGAGTATCCGGACCCGACACCCATCGGGGAGTTGATGCTGGAGAAACTCCATGAGAAGGCACTGGGCGGTTACGCATCCTGA
- the pssA gene encoding CDP-diacylglycerol--serine O-phosphatidyltransferase, protein MPKYRDPDEPKIYFLPNLMTAGNLACGFFAVLMIFFGMIEVNRVVEIKKAAGDLKDYYMPGSEYFQISKKYYEYAILLIFGSCLFDLLDGRLARLGGQDSPFGREFDSLADIVSFGMAPAMLVSKAVLFSLPSNIGWILAFVYLLCGAMRLARFNCLAALPKKPNASTDFRGIPIPMAAGFIASLTFLIIDIYRTDRDLGFWKYALAAAMLGLSALMISDVRYPSFKKVDLRTRSTLWAIVIAAVVVVITVKFRYVMPVVLFSVYLLYGLIRPLISQRLRKEIEVELEPDPETDENPATINTSETIPAESPERTR, encoded by the coding sequence ATGCCGAAGTACCGGGACCCGGACGAACCGAAGATCTATTTCCTGCCGAACCTGATGACGGCGGGCAACCTGGCGTGCGGGTTTTTCGCCGTGCTGATGATCTTTTTCGGCATGATCGAGGTGAACCGCGTGGTGGAAATCAAGAAAGCCGCCGGTGACCTGAAGGACTACTACATGCCGGGATCCGAGTATTTCCAGATTTCCAAGAAATACTACGAATACGCCATCCTGCTCATTTTCGGCTCCTGTCTCTTCGACCTGCTGGACGGCCGCCTCGCCCGCCTGGGGGGCCAGGACTCCCCGTTCGGCCGGGAGTTCGACTCGCTGGCGGACATCGTTTCATTCGGCATGGCCCCGGCCATGTTGGTCAGCAAGGCGGTGCTGTTCTCCCTGCCGTCGAACATCGGCTGGATCCTCGCCTTCGTCTACCTGCTGTGCGGAGCCATGCGGCTGGCGCGCTTCAACTGCCTGGCGGCGCTGCCTAAAAAGCCGAACGCCTCCACGGACTTCCGCGGCATCCCCATCCCGATGGCGGCGGGTTTCATCGCCTCCCTCACCTTCCTCATCATCGACATCTACCGCACGGACCGCGACCTCGGCTTCTGGAAATACGCGCTGGCTGCCGCCATGCTGGGGCTGTCCGCCCTGATGATCAGCGACGTGCGCTACCCCAGCTTCAAGAAAGTGGACCTCCGCACCCGCAGCACCCTGTGGGCCATCGTCATCGCGGCGGTCGTCGTGGTCATCACGGTGAAGTTCCGCTACGTCATGCCGGTGGTGCTGTTCAGCGTCTATCTGCTCTACGGGCTGATCCGCCCGCTCATCTCCCAGCGTCTCAGGAAAGAAATCGAAGTGGAACTGGAGCCTGATCCGGAGACCGATGAAAATCCGGCGACGATCAACACCAGCGAAACCATCCCTGCGGAATCCCCTGAAAGGACGCGATGA
- the gnd gene encoding decarboxylating NADP(+)-dependent phosphogluconate dehydrogenase, with protein sequence MSNSDFGLIGLAVMGQNLVLNVESRGFQVSVYNRTTSVTDEFVAKHPDKKLVGEHTLEGFVNSLASPRKIMIMVKAGGPVDAVIESLIPLLAPGDIVIDGGNSLYTDTERRDKWLGDLGFRFIGAGVSGGEEGARKGPSIMPGGPLSTWEVMKPIFESIAAVAEGEPCVTHIGPGGAGHYVKMIHNGIEYGDMQLICEAYNIFKAAGFTSAELEQVFTDWNAGDLESYLIQITSKIFGQKDPETGKPLVELILDTAGQKGTGKWTIMNAVENAVVISTINAAVEARILSSMKDARVEASAILEGPKAEISAEKAELVKKVHDALFASKIISYAQGLDLIATMGKEKGWNLDLGKIAAIWRGGCIIRARFLNDITDAYRSNPELSNLMLAPFFTKLLNEFQQNWREVIAQATLAGIPVPAFSASLGYYDSYRSAVLPANLLQAQRDFFGAHTYERTDKPRGVFAHTEWPEVIG encoded by the coding sequence ATGAGCAACAGCGACTTCGGACTCATTGGTCTGGCCGTTATGGGTCAGAATCTCGTTCTCAACGTGGAATCCCGCGGATTCCAGGTTTCCGTCTATAACCGGACCACTTCCGTCACCGACGAGTTCGTTGCGAAGCACCCGGACAAAAAACTGGTCGGCGAGCACACGCTGGAAGGTTTCGTCAACTCCCTGGCCTCCCCGCGCAAGATCATGATCATGGTCAAAGCCGGTGGTCCGGTCGATGCCGTCATCGAATCCCTCATCCCTCTCCTTGCTCCTGGTGACATCGTCATCGACGGAGGCAACTCCCTCTACACCGACACCGAGCGCCGCGACAAATGGCTGGGTGACCTCGGCTTCCGCTTCATCGGCGCCGGCGTTTCCGGTGGTGAGGAAGGCGCTCGCAAAGGCCCGTCCATCATGCCGGGCGGCCCGCTTTCCACCTGGGAAGTGATGAAGCCGATCTTCGAATCCATCGCCGCTGTCGCCGAAGGCGAGCCATGCGTCACCCACATCGGCCCAGGCGGTGCCGGTCACTACGTGAAGATGATCCACAACGGCATCGAGTACGGTGACATGCAGCTCATCTGTGAGGCCTACAACATCTTCAAGGCCGCAGGCTTCACCTCCGCGGAGCTGGAGCAGGTCTTCACCGACTGGAACGCTGGCGACCTGGAGTCCTACCTGATCCAGATCACCTCGAAGATCTTCGGCCAGAAGGACCCGGAAACCGGCAAGCCTCTCGTCGAGCTGATCCTGGACACCGCCGGCCAGAAGGGCACCGGCAAGTGGACGATCATGAACGCGGTGGAAAACGCCGTCGTCATCTCCACCATCAACGCCGCCGTGGAGGCCCGCATCCTTTCCTCCATGAAAGACGCGCGCGTGGAGGCTTCCGCCATCCTCGAAGGACCGAAGGCCGAGATCTCCGCCGAGAAGGCCGAGCTGGTGAAAAAGGTGCACGACGCGTTGTTCGCCTCCAAGATCATCTCCTACGCACAGGGCCTCGACCTGATCGCCACCATGGGCAAGGAGAAGGGCTGGAACCTGGACCTTGGCAAGATCGCCGCCATCTGGCGCGGGGGTTGCATCATCCGCGCCCGCTTCCTCAACGACATCACGGACGCCTACCGCTCCAACCCGGAGCTGAGCAACCTGATGCTCGCACCGTTCTTCACGAAGCTGCTCAACGAATTCCAGCAGAACTGGCGTGAAGTCATCGCCCAGGCCACGCTGGCCGGCATCCCGGTGCCAGCGTTCAGCGCCTCCCTCGGCTACTATGACAGCTACCGCAGCGCGGTCCTGCCAGCAAACCTGCTGCAGGCCCAGCGCGACTTCTTCGGCGCGCACACCTATGAGCGCACGGACAAGCCACGCGGTGTCTTCGCCCACACCGAGTGGCCGGAAGTCATCGGCTGA
- the pgsA gene encoding CDP-diacylglycerol--glycerol-3-phosphate 3-phosphatidyltransferase codes for MNLPNAITFSRLVMTAAFVAAVSFRNAEGYGIGLVLFVIAAISDFVDGWLARKMGLVTPLGKLMDPLADKILVSAAFVFLTEHKLCPVWVTALIIGREFLVTGLRQIAVEAGQVIAADNLGKWKTGFQLTFCITGLVWLTLDHMDDLNPFLGFFEWLTKPWAQGGWVMPLSLWIATALTLISGWNYVWSSRDLLRAKK; via the coding sequence GTGAATTTACCGAATGCGATCACTTTCTCCCGTCTGGTGATGACAGCGGCCTTTGTGGCGGCGGTGTCCTTCCGCAACGCGGAGGGCTATGGGATCGGGCTGGTGCTGTTCGTCATCGCGGCGATCAGTGATTTCGTCGATGGCTGGCTGGCCCGGAAAATGGGACTCGTCACCCCGCTCGGAAAGCTGATGGACCCGCTGGCGGACAAGATCCTGGTGAGCGCCGCCTTCGTTTTCCTGACGGAACACAAGCTGTGCCCGGTATGGGTCACCGCGCTCATCATCGGCCGGGAGTTCCTGGTCACCGGCCTGCGCCAGATCGCCGTGGAGGCCGGGCAGGTCATCGCCGCGGACAATCTCGGGAAGTGGAAAACCGGGTTCCAGCTCACCTTCTGCATCACCGGTCTGGTGTGGCTGACGCTGGACCACATGGACGACCTGAACCCGTTCCTCGGGTTCTTCGAATGGTTGACCAAGCCGTGGGCACAAGGAGGATGGGTGATGCCCCTGTCCCTGTGGATCGCCACCGCGCTCACCCTGATCTCCGGATGGAACTACGTCTGGAGCAGCAGGGATCTCCTGCGGGCGAAGAAGTGA